In one window of Gorilla gorilla gorilla isolate KB3781 chromosome 2, NHGRI_mGorGor1-v2.1_pri, whole genome shotgun sequence DNA:
- the PFN2 gene encoding profilin-2 isoform X2 encodes MAGWQSYVDNLMCDGCCQEAAIVGYCDAKYVWAATAGGVFQSITPIEIDMIVGKDREGFFTNGLTLGAKKCSVIRDSLYVDGDCTMDIRTKSQGGEPTYNVAVGRAGRALVIVMGKEGVHGGTLNKKAYELALYLRRSDV; translated from the exons ATGGCCGGTTGGCAGAGCTACGTGGATAACCTGATGTGCGATGGCTGCTGCCAGGAGGCCGCCATTGTCGGCTACTGCGACGCCAAATACGTCTGGGCAGCCACGGCCGGGGGCGTCTTTCAGAGCATTACG CCAATAGAAATAGATATGATTGTAGGAAAAGACCGGGAAGGTTTCTTTACCAACGGTTTGACTCTTGGCGCGAAGAAATGCTCAGTGATCAGAGATAGTCTATACGTCGATGGTGACTGCACAATGGACATCCGGACAAAGAGTCAAGGTGGGGAGCCAACATACAATGTGGCTGTCGGCAGAGCTGGTAGAG CATTGGTTATAGTCATGGGAAAGGAAGGTGTCCACGGAGGCACACTTAACAAGAAAGCATATGAACTCGCTTTATACCTGAGGAGGTCTGATGTGTAA
- the PFN2 gene encoding profilin-2 isoform X1, with amino-acid sequence MAGWQSYVDNLMCDGCCQEAAIVGYCDAKYVWAATAGGVFQSITPIEIDMIVGKDREGFFTNGLTLGAKKCSVIRDSLYVDGDCTMDIRTKSQGGEPTYNVAVGRAGRVLVFVMGKEGVHGGGLNKKAYSMAKYLRDSGF; translated from the exons ATGGCCGGTTGGCAGAGCTACGTGGATAACCTGATGTGCGATGGCTGCTGCCAGGAGGCCGCCATTGTCGGCTACTGCGACGCCAAATACGTCTGGGCAGCCACGGCCGGGGGCGTCTTTCAGAGCATTACG CCAATAGAAATAGATATGATTGTAGGAAAAGACCGGGAAGGTTTCTTTACCAACGGTTTGACTCTTGGCGCGAAGAAATGCTCAGTGATCAGAGATAGTCTATACGTCGATGGTGACTGCACAATGGACATCCGGACAAAGAGTCAAGGTGGGGAGCCAACATACAATGTGGCTGTCGGCAGAGCTGGTAGAG tcTTGGTCTTTGTAATGGGAAAAGAAGGGGTCCATGGAGGCGGATTGAATAAGAAGGCATACTCAATGGCAAAATACTTGAGAGACTCTGGGTTCTAG